From Inquilinus sp. Marseille-Q2685:
CCTGAGCTGGCATCCCGACCCGGCGCGCAGCTTCGCCGCCCGGCCGGACCGGATGGACGACCCCGCCTGGCGCCGCGGCCTGGCGCGGCTGGAAGGGCACGGCCTGTCCTTCGACCTGATGATCTATCCCGGCCAGATGGCGGACGCGCTGCGGCTGGTGCGCGACGTCCCGGGCCAGACCTTCATCCTGAACCATTGCGGCAGCCCGGCCGACCGCGACCCGGAGGGCATGGCCCGCTGGCGCGCCGGCCTGGCGGCGCTGGGGCGCGAGCCGAACGTCCACCTCAAGATCTCCGACCTCGTGGCCTATGACCGGGACTGGACGCCGGACAGCCTGCGCGACGTGGTGCTGGCCTGCCTCGACGCCTTCGGCCCCGACCGGTCGCTGTTCGCCAGCGATTTCCCGGTGGCCGGGCTGCACGCCTCCTTCGACGAGGTCTGGGACGGCTTCAAGGCCTTCACCGCCGACCTGACCCCGGAAGAGCAGCGGGCGCTGTTCCACGACAACGCCCGCCGGCTGTACCGCATCGGCTAGCGCCGCGCCTCTCGGCCCGACAGCAGCAGCAGGCCCAGGATCAGCCCGCC
This genomic window contains:
- a CDS encoding amidohydrolase, whose protein sequence is MTRPYDGPIVDAHHHLWDLSMDRHPWLRPARDMVFGDNAPLRRDYLPADYRADARNQPVVATVHIEAGWDPSNPVAETEWLETLDKADGIAARYVAHVPLGSPDAAALLERQAAFPRVVGIRDILSWHPDPARSFAARPDRMDDPAWRRGLARLEGHGLSFDLMIYPGQMADALRLVRDVPGQTFILNHCGSPADRDPEGMARWRAGLAALGREPNVHLKISDLVAYDRDWTPDSLRDVVLACLDAFGPDRSLFASDFPVAGLHASFDEVWDGFKAFTADLTPEEQRALFHDNARRLYRIG